The Populus alba chromosome 6, ASM523922v2, whole genome shotgun sequence genomic interval ACTGCAACGTCTTGCATGCTTGCCATCGTCTCCAATGCATGATGGTGAAGTGGAAGGGTGTAAGGAGAAGAACCCATCAATGGAAATTGTAGCTGAGCCTTGTCATGGGTTCTTACAAAGGGAATCTTTTTCGACGGAAATCATTGAAAGTATTTCCCCGGAGGATCTTCAGCCGACGGTGAACATCTGTGTTGACGGGTTACAGTCTCTGTCGATTACTGTTAAAAGATCTGCTGCGGAAAAGTTGAGGTTTTTGGCAAAGAATAGAGCGGATAACAGGGCGTTGATTGGTGAATCGGGGGCGATTTCTGCTTTAATCCCGTTGCTTAAACAAAGTGATCCGTGGGCGCAAGAACATGCGGTGACGGCCTTGTTGAACTTGTCATTGTACGAGgagaacaagaagaggattacGAATTCGGGTGCGATTAAGTCTTTTGTTTATGTGCTTAAATCTGGGACTGAAAATGCTAAGCAAAACGCGGCGTGTGCGTTGCTTAGTCTGGCTTTGATCGAAGAGAACAAAAGCTCGATTGGAGCTTGTGGGGCGATACCGCCATTGGTATCGCTTTTGATTAATGGTTCGAACAGGGGCAAGAAGGATGCATTGACCACATTGTATAAGATTTGTTCGATAAAGCAGAATAAAGAGAGGGCTGTGGCTGCTGGGGCAGTTAAGCCATTGGTGGGGATGGTGGTGGAGGCAGGGGCAGGGATGATGGCGGAGAAGGCAATGGTGGTGTTGAGTAGTTTGGCTGCGATTGAAGAAGGGAGAGAAACAATCGTTGAAGAAGGTGGGATTGCTGCACTTGTTGAGGCTATTGAAGATGGTTCTGTTAAAGGGAAAGAGTTTGCTGTTGTCACTTTGTTGCAATTATGTAATGATAGTGTTAGAAATCGCGGCTTACTTGTCAGAGAAGGTGCAATTCCTCCTCTTGTTGCGCTTTCGCAGAATGGGAGCATTCCCGCTAAGAACAAGGTAAATTCTTGTTGATTCTGATGGATTCAGTACTAGATTTTACAgcttttcaagttaattttgatCCCAGTAGTCATTAGTTTGAGTTATTAATGTTTTGATTGGAGTGGTATTGATGGTGGGGGTGGTGTTGTTGCAGGCTGAGAGGCTACTTGGGTACTTGAGAGAACCAAGGCAAGAGTCTGCCGCTGCTTCATCTTCAAGCCCTCAATGAGGTGGtggattttgatcttttttactATTCTTAGAGGTAATTACTAGTACTGATTAGAATGAGCGGTTGGCTGTTCTTGGTGTGTATATATAGGTAGTGTTTTTTGTATGGTTTGTACAGTGTGGATGATAAATTGGGTGGAATGATTAGTAAATGGAAAATTAGGGGAAGCTAGGGAGAAATACTCATAGACTGACTTGCTTTAGATGTACGAGTTTGACTTGAACTAGGTTTTGGAAGTTGGGGGGTTTGTGATTCTGATGGAATTTCCACAGGGGGATTACTTGTTTGATTTGCGGGTTTTGGTTGGTTGATGATGGGAATTTGGGCTTATTCCTTTTGTATCGCTTGGATGACCCAAATTCTGTTTACTGATTGTTCTTGTTTAATTAAACTAGTGAAGATAAAAGAGCATGCTCCTTCTTGCAGCATGTTTTTATTGCATCTTGTAGCTTGGATTCCATGTATGTTGTGTTGATTTCAGCTTTGCTAGTGGGCAATCTAGATTGACTAGATCTTATTCTGAAGATTGTGAACATTTTCTATTCTCTTGATCTCTCTCCTCGTGGCACTAGATCTTCTGGGATTTTCACCCACCATGGTGATTTCTCCTTTAGAGATGTCTCTGGTATCAGAAAAATGCAATCTTGTACCTTGTATTGTCATGTGCTTTCTGTCTAATAAAGAACAGGCAAGAAATCTTTAAAATCTTATAATGTTGATAAGGCCTCGTGCAAGTTCACCCAGTCAAGAATTACCCCGAGTGAGTGATTTTGCGTTGGCAATCTGTGTTCATTTCCTCCTTTGATTACCATTTTTGTTGCTCAGAGTTTCTGCTACCAGAAGGAAGGCAATGGTTTCATGCCTTCCACCATTGTTGAGGGGTTTGAATCTGAGGTCAAGAGAagagttaatatttatttgatggaAGCACATGAACATGTCATGCATGGTAGGCCCCTTTGATCTCCTTGTCTTTGGTGTCGAGTCGTTTTTTCTGCTCTGTGCTTTCCATCACCGCCTGTCTGTCTGCTGTACTTCCTTTGATGGGAGTACACTGCTGCGTGGTTAAATTGCGTTTTGCTGCTTTCACAGTTTTAAAATTGTCAGGTTAATCAATATGAATCATACACTAaatctttatttgtatttgccaaatttttcaattttatttttgttaaaattggatttttattttgctttaactgatatttttagatttgttgatattaaaaataaattttaaaaaataaaaaaatattatttaaatatattttcaaataaaaaatattttaaataataattattatcttctaagtgtttgtttgttgtgctagcttttattgtttaaattattttttatttgaaaatatattaaataaatattttttatgtgtttttttatacgAGTTTGATGAGcttatatcaacaaaaaaaaaatcttgaaaaacatgatttttttatattttcaatttaaaaacacccttaatttaaataatattctgCATCATGATCATTAATAGTCTATTTGAGATAATGTTGTTTAGGACGGtggtgaagtttttttaaagtattttttatttaaaaatatataaaaatattttttttacttttacaaatttattttttgatattaataaatatttaaaaaataaaaataaataaattttttttaaaatactccGCCCCAAACACCCAAAGTAAGGAGGAAGGCGGTGCACTGTAGAGTGGATCGCAACAAGAGCATAAAAATAAGCCTCGGAGAAAGCCACCAACCACTGAAATCGCACCATGGATTTCCTTACAGCATTTTATAAACTTTCCTTGTCGTTGTTCAATGTGTTGCAGCTGGCATAGCAGGTATGTGTTGTCCTGCAACTTGCTagggtttttgatattttatagaaaacGGGCTCAAAGGGACCAAATTCTTGGCGCTCACGGACATGATTTCttgtttgttcttcttcttaatGAACAACTTGCTTATTATGGAAAGGTTAGGCAGGCAGCCATCTTCTCACCAGCAACAATCCTTTGTTGTTGAAGTATATTTACTCCCcctcgagagaaaaaaaaaactatacttgATTTTGCTACTAATAATTTAGCTTCGGCTTTtggatgttttttaaaactatacttgatttgaaaaaagcattaaatcaatattttctagtgtttttttttatgattttaatattgtaatatatataaaaaaagcctctggatcaaggttgttaaaaatgcttttttgacACGATacgaaatatataatataaactcggatcgtaaaatcgcaagaaaaaaatattttaactaattatatattgtcaatttcagtcaagtagtaaataataatataacacaattaaaataaaaataaaataaacaatacaaatatccaaataccttaaaatatataattcaaataaaaattcatacatggtttaaataacttaaaaatacaaaaagaaaaaaaaaagattaaacaacTATGTTTTATTGATAAAGTTTAAGAATATTTTCTAGAGGACAGATTTTGAAACATACTGCAGGCAACTAGTGAGATGATACAACATTTTAAGGTGTATcaccaacttaaaaaaaaaaaaaaaaaaatagagaccaaTACAATGAACTCGTGACAACGAgaacaaaaacatacaaaatgACATCAATTTAATCGAATGTCACCTCACCTTCCaccttttttatgttaataacaagTCCTAGAAATAATGTCCAAATATCCCACCAAGCAAGACTTGTATTTCGAGTTCTCTCTTAGTCTTTGTCGTCTCTTTTTGTAATTAACAAATGGTTAGTCTAAAACACAATATTTCTCTCTATATAAGAATTTCTATCTCttattttacttatttgatTTATCACCATCTACCTCTGTCTTTCCATGGTTTCGATCTTCCGATCATGCTATCCCGATCTAAAATACAGTAGAAGGCTTTCTCATACCCAAGATCCTGTAATGCAAGTGTTAGTCTGCTAAGATTGAAAATTTCAGATTTGGGCAACGGGGAAAGGGGAGATTGGGGAGTGGGAACTATGTAGTGGAGTGTCAGGGGATTCAGACAGGGAGGTAGtaaattttttagcttttgcaGGTTAAAACTCGAAATTGGtcaaactcgtaaaatcgtctGATTTTACCGATTTTAAGCGAGTTTGACCAATTTTGACTAAGTTTGACCGATTTCGAGTTTTAACCCGATTTAACATGTTATATACATGTTAACTCGTAAAATTGTAAGATTTTAAAAGTCAactcgcgattttaacaaccttgctcTGAATTTGGACCAATATATGTTAGAGTAGTGAAAAAAATTTCCTGTGTGTTTTGACCAACTAATCAATTGCTAGATGATTTCTGAGGAAAGGGATGCTCTTATCCTATCAGCTTCTGCTGCCGCCACAAACATCCCGGTAATGGCAAAATATAGGTTTTTAATGAAGGGAACAGCCGAAAATCAAGACCTTTTTTGGGCTTCAAGTATTTATTTCGTTGCCAAGGTTGGCTCCCATGCCTGCAAAATGGCAGTTTGTGAAAATGAAAAAGTATATTATAGACCTGGAATTATTGCTGGATAAGGACCTGGAGAAATTTGATTGAGTATATTGTTTAATTaacatttatattctttttttctccgAAAAAAATCCcagttttgaatgaaaaaaagatattgactTGGTTAATCTGGCTAGATTGACTCGTGATCATTTACCTAGCTGAGTGATTCATGACTCGGTGAAAGTTGAATCATTTAGCTGCtagatatcattttaataaaaataatccagCTATCTGGACATTTTTCTGAATCAAACCGTCTATTTTCGAAACAAGAAACGACAAGCCCACTTGAACATTCCTATCTTCTTCACTGACCCAAGTGTGAACTTCCCGAGGTAGTCAGCGAGGAAGTTCATGTCCAGCCGTTTCATGGCCGCAATCTCAAAGCTAGTCCAAGGTAAGTGAAGATTGAACGGAATCAAAATAATCAGGTGTCAGTTCCTCCTTCTTATCCTTCCACGCGGTTGTTTTCCGGGTTGCGAACCGATTTGAAGCTTTGTAAAACACGAACGGTTAGTACTTTAAGCAAATAATTAACTCCGCAGGAAGTTGATCGAGAAAGATTCATTGTTATAGCTACATGGCTCATGCATCATTCAGTCAATTGGCAACAACAGGCTGCCCTAGTTTTATTCATTAAAGTAACAATAGAGCTGTTTAATTGCAACTAATAGATGCAATTGCAACCTAGGGTGTTAAAGGCAATTCTTTTATGCAGATTCAACTCGGTacttggatttttctttctttcctctaaATAATCTTGGTTTGTAGCCATCCTCTAGTAGCTTTTCGACCTCCTCAAATTGCAGGCCTTTAGTCTCAGGCACTAGGAAGTAGATGAATGTGAGGCTAATGGTAGAAATTCCGGCGAATAAGAAGAATGTGCCACCGGCACCAAGAGCTTCGGTGAGAGATAAGTATGATTCGCTGACAATGAGATTTGAACACCAATTGGACACAGCAGCAATACCTCCACAGACACCTCTGTATCTCAATGGAT includes:
- the LOC118052869 gene encoding uncharacterized protein, yielding MVSLQDSHSQYSTPNRFPLTSASPSPIKIHRHVGRSMRTIRSTFFQTSSSSFASLPNNSAASTPFDSENLTESVIDMRLGELAKTLNQNSNGNHGSFKKNLLSTSSSSEEEFLDIAEAFSDFSGCSSDISGELQRLACLPSSPMHDGEVEGCKEKNPSMEIVAEPCHGFLQRESFSTEIIESISPEDLQPTVNICVDGLQSLSITVKRSAAEKLRFLAKNRADNRALIGESGAISALIPLLKQSDPWAQEHAVTALLNLSLYEENKKRITNSGAIKSFVYVLKSGTENAKQNAACALLSLALIEENKSSIGACGAIPPLVSLLINGSNRGKKDALTTLYKICSIKQNKERAVAAGAVKPLVGMVVEAGAGMMAEKAMVVLSSLAAIEEGRETIVEEGGIAALVEAIEDGSVKGKEFAVVTLLQLCNDSVRNRGLLVREGAIPPLVALSQNGSIPAKNKAERLLGYLREPRQESAAASSSSPQ